In Helianthus annuus cultivar XRQ/B chromosome 9, HanXRQr2.0-SUNRISE, whole genome shotgun sequence, the following are encoded in one genomic region:
- the LOC110876695 gene encoding uncharacterized protein LOC110876695 produces the protein MNFQPIRFPLYTDRSLSFDDDTLEIFEKTYNELEGLSRPKKKMVDRDCIHANEVLMKDYFVENPVYNAKTFRDQFRLPKDLFLKIVGDIESNEEWFQERYDGRGKRSFTPIQKCTSAIRQLTTGNPPDQFDEYLGMSERTSRECLQFFCNAIIKLYAK, from the coding sequence ATGAATTTCCAACCGATTCGTTTTCCGCTATACACCGATAGGTCTTTGTCTTTCGACGATGATACGCTTGAAATTTTCGAGAAGACATATAACGAACTTGAAGGTTTGAGCCGCCCAAAGAAGAAAATGGTGGATCGTGATTGTATTCATGCCAACGAAGTGTTAATGAAGGATTATTTTGTGGAGAATCCGGTCTACAATGCCAAAACGTTTAGGGATCAGTTTCGTTTAccaaaagatttatttttaaagattgtagGAGACATCGAATCAAACGAAGAATGGTTTCAAGAACGTTACGACGGGAGGGGCAAACGAAGTTTCACAccgatacaaaaatgcacatccgccattcgccaactaaCGACAGGTAACCCTCCCGATCAATTTGATGAATACTTAGGTATGTCAGaaagaacttcacgtgaatgtttgcaattCTTTTGTAACGCGATCATTAAATTGTATGCCAAATAA